Proteins encoded by one window of Crassostrea angulata isolate pt1a10 chromosome 9, ASM2561291v2, whole genome shotgun sequence:
- the LOC128164339 gene encoding sulfotransferase 2A1-like, whose translation MTERDLKDPTGKVVFRAVEYDGTRFPAIIFGNIANQLRELNGMTFKESDVFVVAYPKSGTHWCYEIVAMLRNNSSELTKQSPPLIDRLPVEKLRQVFDGVRVSHLLPRHMPRDSIERRCKIIHIYRNPKDVAVSYFHFLKKTKEGELIKDMEFDVFFQMFITDQLHRGSWIDYVKEWTDFKEENVEYPLLNICYESMKKDLRGHVKIIADFLEVKPSEELMDEIAHKCEFQTMSAFKHNNIPDSMCRITEVRDKHIMYRKGEVGDWKNWLTVAQSEALDERIQARNLPLEIHYS comes from the exons ATGACTGAACGGGACTTGAAAGATCCGACAGGGAAAGTAGTGTTTCGTGCTGTTGAGTATGATGGAACTCGCTTTCCTGCAATTATATTTGGGAACATAGCCAATCAACTGAGAGAACTCAATGGAATGACTTTCAAGGAGAGTGATGTCTTTGTTGTAGCATATCCAAAATCTG GAACTCACTGGTGTTATGAAATCGTGGCCATGCTTAGAAATAACAGTTCAGAGCTCACAAAACAATCGCCGCCTTTGATTGACAGGCTACCTGTCGAGAAACTCAGGCAGGTGTTCGATGGGGTTCGAGTGTCCCATCTTTTGCCTCGACATATGCCCAGAGATTCTATTGAAAGGCGGTGTAAAATCATTCACATTTACAGGAACCCAAAAGATGTTGCCGTCTCGTATTTTCACTTCCTAAAGAAGACCAAAGAAGGAGAGCTCATAAAGGACATGGAGTTTGATGTGTTCTTCCAAATGTTTATCACAGACCAGt taCATCGAGGTTCTTGGATAGATTACGTCAAGGAATGGACAGATTTCAAAGAAGAAAATGTTGAATACCCATTACTGAACATCTGTTACGAGAGCATGAAAAAG GACCTCAGAGGACACGTTAAAATCATTGCAGACTTCCTTGAAGTGAAACCAAGTGAAGAATTAATGGACGAAATCGCTCACAAATGTGAATTTCAAACTATGTCTGCTTTTAAACACAATAACATTCCGGATAGCATGTGCAGGATAACCGAAGTACGGGACAAACATATCATGTACAGAAAAG GAGAAGTTGGCGACTGGAAAAACTGGTTGACAGTCGCGCAAAGTGAAGCATTAGATGAGAGAATCCAAGCAAGAAACCTGCCTTTGGAGATACATTATTCctga